Proteins encoded together in one Quercus lobata isolate SW786 chromosome 3, ValleyOak3.0 Primary Assembly, whole genome shotgun sequence window:
- the LOC115979074 gene encoding glycerophosphodiester phosphodiesterase GDPD6-like, which yields MSFYKFVLVPFLVLLTIESCVGRTLPSKLSDSTKQPLQTSRPYNIAHRGSNGEFPEETAAAYMRAIEEGADFIETDILATKDGVLICSHDVTLGDRTNIANFSQFADRKRTYEVQYVNMTDWFVVDFTLEELKLLGVNQRFSFRDQQYNGKFPIITFEEYISIALDAKRVVGIYPEIKNPVFVNQRVKWSDGKKFEDKFVETLKKYGYKGSYGSKEWLKQPAFIQSFAPSSLTYVANLTDLPKVFLIDDVTIRTEDTNQTYYELTSDSYLDFIKNFVIGIGPWKDTVVTTKNNYLDEVTDLVAKAHARGLQVHPYTFRNENSFLHFDFHQDPYVEYDYWINKIGVDGLFTDFTGSLHNFQEKTSPLS from the exons AGTTTGTCCTGGTTCCTTTTCTAGTTCTTCTAACTATTGAAAGCTGTGTTGGAAGAACACTTCCAAGTAAATTATCTGATAGTACTAAACAGCCCCTACAAACATCTCGACCATATAACATTGCTCATCGAGGTTCAAATGGAGAGTTTCCTGAAGAAACTGCTGCTGCATACATG AGAGCTATTGAAGAGGGGGCAGATTTCATAGAAACAGACATCCTCGCCACTAAAGATGGTGTGCTGATATGCTCCCACGATGTAACACTTGGTGATAGAACAAATATTGCAAACTTTAGTCAGTTTGCTGATAGAAAAAGAACCTATGAGGTTCAATATGTGAACATGACTGATTGGTTCGTAG TTGACTTTACACTGGAAGAATTGAAGTTATTAGGGGTGAACCAACGGTTCAGTTTTCGAGATCAACAATATAATG GGAAGTTTCCAATTATAACCTTCGAAGAGTACATATCAATTGCACTGGATGCAAAAAGAGTGGTTGGAATATATCCGGAAATAAAGAATCCTGTTTTTGTCAATCAACGT GTCAAATGGTCAGATGGGAAGAAGTTTGAAGATAAATTTGTGGAGACACTGAAGAAATATGGATACAAAGGTTCATATGGTTCAAAAGAATGGCTGAAGCAACCTGCCTTTATTCAGTCATTTGCTCCATCTTCACTCACATATGTTGCAAACCTCACTGATTTGCCCAAAGTTTTCTTAATTGATGATGTGACAATACGAACAGAAGACACCAATCAG ACATATTATGAGCTTACTTCAGATAGCTATTTGGATTTTATAAAGAACTTTGTGATTGGAATTGGACCATGGAAGGATACAGTTGTTActacaaaaaacaattatttggATGAAGTAACTGATCTTGTTGCCAAAGCACATGCTCGTGGCCTACAG GTGCACCCATATACTTTCCGGAATGAAAATTCTTTCCTACACTTCGACTTCCACCAAGATCCATATGTTGAATATGATTACTGGATAAACAAGATTGGAGTTGATGGACTCTTCACTGATTTCACAGGAAGCCTCCATAATTTCCAAGAAAAGACATCCCCTCTCTCCTAA